The window CCAGCAGCTCGTCTCCGCCGTCGCCTTTTGCCACGCTCGCGGCGTCTTCCACCGGGACTTGAAGCCAGAGAACCTTCTCGTCGACGAGAATGGCGACCTCAAGGTCTCCGACTTCGGGCTCTCCGCGGTCGCGGAGCAGAGCCGCGGCGGGGACGGCCTGCTCCACACCTTCTGCGGCACGCCTGCGTACGTGGCTCCGGAAGTGCTTTCGAGAAGGGGCTACGACGGCGCCAAGGTCGACATTTGGTCCTGCGGCGTCATCCTCTTCGTCTTGACCGCCGGCTGCCTCCCGTTCCGCGATTGCAACATTGTGTCCATGTACCGAAAGATCTACAAAGGGGATTTCCGGTGCCCGCGGTGGTTCTCGCCGGATCTCAAACGGCTCCTCCACCGCCTCCTGGACACCAATCCCCGAACCCGGATCACCATTCCGGAGATCATGGAGGACAATTGGTTCAAGAAGGGTTTCCGCCATGTCCAATTCTACACGGAGGACGACCAGTTGCATACTCTAGAAGACGCTTCCCAAATGTCCCAAGGCGATGCGGCATCCCTCTGGGAAACCGAATCCGATTGTTCCATCATCTCTTGCGCCTCATCAATACTgttggaggagaagaggaagaggccccGGATGTCGAGGCCGTCGACTCTCAATGCGTTCGATATCATTTCCTTCTCGAGGGGGTTCGACCTCTCGGGGTTGTTCGAGGAGACGGGAGACGAGACCAGGTTTCTCTCCCAGGAGCCAGTTTCCACGATCATAACGAAGCTAGAGGAGATCTCCAAGGCGGTAAGCTTCACGGCGAGGAGAAAGGATTGTCGAGTGAGCTTGGAAGGCACGAGAGGAGGAGGTGAAATGGGGCCATTGACGATTGCAGCGGAGATATTTGAGCTCACACCATCGATCGTAGTGGTCGAAGTGAAGAAGAAATCAGGGGACAGGGGAGCTTACGAGGACTTCTGCAACAAGGAGCTCAAACCCGGCCTGCGGCACCTCGTTTTGGAGCCAGATTACAATGCCAAAACTCTGTCTTAGCGAGCGCAATTCAACAGCACTAGTAATCACTCGGAAAGGGAACGTCTGGACTTTTTGTATATACAACTCGATGATCTTAGTTCTGGCCTTGAGGTTcgatttgaattttttacttaTACATATCATTGAAATTGAACAGAACGACTAAGTTTTTCATAAACGTATGTTTGCAGATAAATTAGTATGttttttatatctatttttaatttaaaaaatcaaccCGGCATTGAATCTGAAAACTTCACCTCGGAGCAATCCCCAACTTTGACCACTATGGCCGTGGCTTCTCCTGGACCGTCGAAGCCCACATCCATGATATGAGCCCATCATTGATGACCAGAGTGTAGACCATCTTCACCGTCCTTCAATATTTATCAACCGAGACATAaataatacaaaattaaaaagaaatataattaagaaaaaaaatgaaattataaaAGTCAATCCAATTCGAATAGGAAATAGGGACAGCGCCTGGTGGTGGTCCTCACCTTTCTCTCGCGGCCGTCTCCCTCTCTCATTGCTTGTCTCTCGCTTCTGCTCTGACGCCTTTACCTTCCGTCcgtccttccttccttcctctcCGTGTCCCCCAAAACAAGCCGACGGCGACCCGTTCCTACCCGACAAACTTACCCACCTCATCGATTCCTCCTTCGTCCTTCCCGCTTCCCTATCTTCCCGTAAAATTCTCATCCGTCACCGGCTGTTCCCGGTGCCCCGCGCCATCCTCTCCTCGACCTAACCACCAATAAATTCACTCCCGTCCCTCCGTCCCGCCTTCCCCGTCAACCCACAACGCGCCCACTGAACCAACGGCGGTGATGCGTCGTCGCCCCCATGGACCCCGCCTTTTCGCACCCCAATCAGCGCGAGAACGTCGGCGCACGCGTCTACCGGCGACTTCCGCTCTCGTGCTCTTCACGTGCCTCCCTTCCCTCGCCAGCCGGCGACCCTCCCTTCCTCGCCGCTCCCCCACCTTCTTTTattcctctttctctctctgtCTCTTTCCGTCAACAACACGGCAACCGAATAAGAAGGGCGAACAtcaaggagagagagagagagagaggcgatTGAATCGGAGACGGATCTCTGGGAGTTTGCGGTAGATCGATCTGATGGAGAGGAAGGAAGGGGGGCCGTATCGGCCGCCGAACCCGGCCTTGCCCTACCGGGAGGATTGCTGGAGCGAGGGGGAGACGTCGGCGTTGGTGGACGCCTGGGGCGACCGCTACCTCGACCTCAACCGCGGCAACCTCCGCCAGAAGCACTGGCAGGAGGTCGCCGATGCTGTCAACTCCCGCCGCGGAGCCGCCGGACGCCGCCCGCCTCGCACCGACGTCCAGTGCAAGAACCGCATCGATACCCTCAAGAAAAAGTACAAGATCGAGAAGGGAAGGATCGCATCCGGCTCGGTTGCGGCCGTCAGCCAGTGGCCTTTCTTCTCACGTCTTGATACCCTCATCGGATCGTCCGTCGCCGCCGTCCCCACTGCACACTCGGTGAAGAAGCGCGCTTTGTCGCCCCCTCTTGCTTTGGCGCTCCCATACCACCGAAAGGGCGCGCCTTTGCCTGTCGCGACATCCTTACTGCCGTTTGATTGGAAGGAAAAACGCCCAACAGCCGCCGCCCTTGCTGTCGATGACTCAATCTTCTggcgggcggcggcggcggcggcagcggcAGAGgaggatgatgatgaggaggaagaggaagcggAGGAGGATGTTGGGTCGCCATCCGGGTCTTCAGAAAGAAGATGCAAGAGGGCTTTGGAGAGGGAGGGAAACGAGATCCGTGAGCTTGCTAGGGCGATAGAGAGATTTTCTGATATATACGAGAATGTTGAGGTGGCGAAGCAGCAGCAGATGATGGAAATGGAGAAGCAGAGAATGGAGTTCGACAAGGAGCTAGAGTTCCAGAGGATGCAGATGTTTGTGGATTTACAAGTTCAGCTGGCCAAGATTAAGCGCACCAAGTGATCTGATACTGGTAAGCCAAAATCGCACTTTTCTTTATGTGGCTTTGAAATGCCGTTATTATTGATAGTACCAATGAAGAACATATTACCTCCATTCCAATTAAGttatttcccttttatttttttacatttaaaTATGTTGAGCTGCGGATAAGATTGATGTTGATATGTTATGGAAATGAGACAATTTGATGCATACCAAGGTGTTCATGCTGCCAAATATGCTTTTAGGAAAGGTATCCTTTGAGAACTGAACCTACAAATTTACTTTTTTTAAGTGTTTGATAATTTAGAGGGCACGAGCTTAAATCAATTATCAATATTTTAATTTGATATCTTATTTAGTTGTATTTAACTAAtggatcatggaaaaattatgtTCTCATCTGTTACATGGGGTTTTAATCCCACTCTTGTAGAGTTTAGAAACCTACAAAATCACATAACACGAGTTTTGTTTATTTTCCACCAAATGATCTGGAATCAAAACTATCATACAAAATGAAGGCTAACTGTATCGGATTAGCACATGATGGCTAGCTTTTACCTTGGTTCCTATAAGCCGATTGTGATAATCACACTTTTAAGTCTCTTGATTATCGAGTATCATCTAGTAAGCAAGTTCAATTTGTTTTGTAGTAATAATATGCATTATCAGTTTTTCTTTATTGGTGTTGTTTAGTGGGCTACAACTTCAGGacaagaagaaaacactaaaacgTATGGGTTTTGGAGAAATCATGAAACCCTGGTCAAACAAAGACACTATCATAGTTAGTGCTCTCTAAGACATTGGAGACTGGTGTGACCATGTGAATGATAGGTTAATGAGATTTTTAATTGCAAATGTGGCAGCCGCATGGCTAAATCCTTATTTGAGTTTCAGTTGTGATGGCATTATGTCCTTAGTTATCTTTCCAGGGACCTAAATTGATGTTTGTTGTGCCTTGGGCATGACCAAAAACAACCAAAATGAACACAATTTATTAGCAGTGAGCAGCTGATGATAACTCCCAACAGACAACGTAGACAATCAATGAGATGATTAAATGGAATCAAATGAACACTGAAAGCGGATGATTTGCACGATTACAACACACTTCTATTAAGGTAACTTCAAATATAGTACTTGATAGGGTTTGCATGGCACACTTTCTGCACAATTCTATCTAATGAACAAAACCCTCTTTAGGACATAATTGAAGGTAACAACCCGTTGGCAACCCATGACATCCCAGGGCAAAGACCAAAAACTAAAAATTATTATCAAGTTGGCGAAACTATTCACCAGGACAATCATTACCACCTGAAGTCTACTTGTTCACTTGGTTGAAACATCTGCCCACACATTGCATGCACAGTGACCTAGCTGTGGGTGGTGTGACATGGTAGCATGTGTCAAAGTTTTATGTCTATTTCAGTGCATGGATTGCCCATGCAGTTTGTCTTGTGTGTGCGCTCCTGTCTGCCCTCTATTCTCCGCACACAATCTTCATTGCACTGCAGCCTGCCTATGTACAATATGGTGTCCATGGTCTATCCACCACTCCCATTGCTACTTGCCACAAGCCACAACTCATTTCTGTGCTGTAGCCTTGCTGTGCCCACCAGACTTTGTTTGATTTCCTCTAGTGTACAGGAAACTCATATCCACCACTGCTGGACCCAAGCAAGGCAGTTGAGCGACTTGCTTGGCCTTCTCGAATTGAGGACTTGGAAGTGTCATAGAAGGCATCTAAAGTCTACATGTTTGGTGACAACATGATTGCTATGTTAATGTTATTCTTGTCATATATTTACGGGTCACCTAGAATGAGTGAGGGATATCTAGCCATTGTTATTGAGATTGTTTAaggatattgagaatgaggtCTCTAGGTCTTCACTTGTCGCATAAAGGCGCATTAACTATTACCATGGTAGGTTAAGAAAGTGTTTCTTATTTACCTTTAAAACTAAATACTTGGTACAATGACAGCATGGCAACATGATTAGTTACCATCACTTGATGGCTGGAATAAGATCCATGCCCGTGATCCAAGTAGTTAGGACTCATGGCTTGTAGTTGTTGGTTAGACTTAAGAAAGAACATATGAGAGAACCTTATCTTTATGAATAATGATGTTGGTTAACAAAATTTGACAAAGATTCAAGTCTCGTATGATTATCATTGATTAACTTAATTGGATCACTCTAAGCATCTTCTGTCTTCTCAGAGGGGATTAGCCTTAACCTTGCTTTTTTTCCCCAGTGTGTTATTTTATCACGCCCTGCCCGTGTGCCAAATTCTCAGTTGAAAATAACTTGTAAGAAGGAGCCTTTCTAGATTGCCAATATCAACTGCATGGTCCACTATGTATTCCCTAGATTTCTGGATAAGACGGCAAAAGAACATGGAGATTACCTATTGCTGGACTATGGTAGTTTGATAATCTTTTAAGTCTGTGTAGCATGTTATCCTCTGTGTGTGTATGTGCATCGCCCATATCATGACCATTGCAGTTATGTATGAATTCTCTTGGACTGTTATCTCATAATTCGTTCTCATTCGTATCCAGGATTTATCTGCACACCATGGATATCTTATCTTTActtgtgaagaaaagaaaaaaaactatcGTAGCAAACATTGTTATCtcaaaagaagaaaatacaagaaacttgataaatgaaTAGCAAATGATTAAATATTTTACATGTGATTCAGatcatttcttttcttttgtatgtGACTAATATGATTCTGTTTGTATTGAACTACTGTTCTGATATTTGCTTATTCTGCTCTGCTGCAGGTGGTTTACATGTAgaaataactcaattaattacgTCACTACTTGGATGCATGttcaatctatcctaccctcgtCCGAGTGGAGGTGtttctgtttttatttatttattgttcgGCATCATCATCAGAACCATCGAATTATAAGATAGCTGTAGTTGGTTTGGTAATTTAACTTGAGACAGATGTTTGTCTGCACCACCCAGTAGAAGTGACTTTTCCTTTTGTTAAACATAATTTGCTGAACTAGATTCTGTCTCGTGAAAGTTTTTCGTGATTTCAATAGTATCTTTTTTGTTGCCTAACTTTTGTCCACTATCATACTAACATCAATTAGGGGGAAACAGATGACAATTAGGATGTAAATGTATAAATCTAAAAAGAGAAAATTAGAGCctgctttattattattattattattattatccaaCTTAATGAAAAGTTACACAAAATGTTTATATAGTTAGGTTAAAATATTAAGAAAAAGATTAATCTATCGTTAATAGTTAATAAATAGAAAAGtttgataataataatataatttaacattgcccttcaaattcatgatgttatagttaaaaatattgaaaatttatcAGACAAAAAATGAAAGTATGAAAGGAAATATATCTTGGTAAATATATTAGTAATTTGTAGACTAGAAAGAATGTGATGGTGTTAATTTAAAGATAATGACGAGTAAtgtgataattaattttaatatgttttattcGCTCATGAATAATTGAATTACGCGTAATTTGAATGGTATTCTGATTATCGTAATATAATAGAGTAAGTTTGAAAAGAGATATCAATATCCGCAAGCAGCCAACGCAACTAAATTGTCTCACAAATAGTTGAGGCCATGATACGATACTCGACTTTTgtagaagatctagaaataatattttattttttactttttcaagAAATGAGAGAATCACCGAGAAAAACACAGAAGCCAGTAGTAGACTTGCAATCCGTGGTATCAACAACCTAATCAGTATCAGAGTATGCACGGAACTCTAGaaatgaagtagaaggaaataaaagttttgaaattgagtgccaATGATACTTAAGCATACGAAAAACAACAACtcaatgaactgtagttggtaCAGTGACAAATTTACTAATCACATCAATAGTATACACAATATTTGAAAGAGATAtggtgagataaaccaagctctCAACAATAATTTGGTACAGACTAGGATCCGACAAAGATGAACTATCAGATGGAGAATACTGAatattagtctcaataggagtatcaacaactctattatcagtaagaagTGCACGCTCAAATAAATCAGATATATATTTTGACTGAGATAAAAGGTAATCTTTTAGGGAATATGcaacctcaatgcccagaaagtagCATAGTATacctaagtctttcatagcaaaacaacgagtcaactcaaacttcaaagaagcaattccattaaaatcatcatcagtaataatcatgtcattaaCATATAACGATAAAAGAATATAATCTGTATTTGTACATCTGACAAACAATGtcgaatcatgattactaggatgaaaaccaaaCGAAATAATCATGGTAGAGAACTTCTTAAACCAAGCgcgaggtgcttgtttgagaccataaagcacTTTATGAAGTTTGTAAACTTCACTAGGTTGGTGTGAATCACTAAGaagaggtgtcatataaactttttCATGAAGATTACCATTTAAAAATATTCCATCTGAAATATTCTCTATCGACAAACAGAAGCACCAACAATCAGAGTACTAATAGTCGTCATTTTTATAAGATGAGCAAATATTTTCTTATAATCCATGTCTTACTCTTAAGAATAACCTTTAAtaacaagacgagctttgtattGTTCAATAGATCAATCAGATTtaattttgatcttatatacccaactaGAACCAATAATATATTTTTCGGATGGCAACGATACCAAATCCGATGTATGAGTATGATGCAGAGCGGTTAGTTCCTCAGTCATAGCATCCTGCCAATGTATTACGAATAACTTCTCTATAGGATACAGACTCATAAAGACAATGAACAGATGCAACAAATAAAGTAAAAGaacgagaataacaagagtaagcaaaatctagTAGTTTAGTAGATTACGAACATGAGTGGACTGATGAAGGTGGAGAGAAGGATTCTCTGCAATCTCAGGAGATGAttgggtagtggcagaaggaggagcATGTGAAGCGGGTATCTCAGGAAtcaaagtaccagattcagttgagCTATCAGTAGGGGTCGTGGGTGAAGCTTTCTCAGTGTCAGTATTAAAAGGATCAATATAAAATAGATCTAACTTCATATCATGCGAACTAgctggaatagaaaagaatgagatatgctcaagaaacacatcatgataagagacatacaatttttaaCTAATGGGATCAAAGCAAAGATATCCTTTTTGACCAACATCATAATCTAAAAAGTCACACAGAGCAGACCAAGGGACTAACTTATTATGCTCGACATGTGGACGAAGGACAAAGCAAGTACAACAAAAAAACACGCAAAGAGGAATAGGCAGGAGCATGTctatacaa is drawn from Zingiber officinale cultivar Zhangliang chromosome 1B, Zo_v1.1, whole genome shotgun sequence and contains these coding sequences:
- the LOC122048272 gene encoding CBL-interacting protein kinase 19-like → MAASAPVKSGNGAEKRAKKEPKLLLGRFEVGKLLGAGTFAKVYVARNVRTDELVAIKALDKEKIVKWGLVSQIKREIAILRRVRHPYIVQLFEVMATKTKIYFVMEYVRGGELFSRVSKGRLREDAARRYFQQLVSAVAFCHARGVFHRDLKPENLLVDENGDLKVSDFGLSAVAEQSRGGDGLLHTFCGTPAYVAPEVLSRRGYDGAKVDIWSCGVILFVLTAGCLPFRDCNIVSMYRKIYKGDFRCPRWFSPDLKRLLHRLLDTNPRTRITIPEIMEDNWFKKGFRHVQFYTEDDQLHTLEDASQMSQGDAASLWETESDCSIISCASSILLEEKRKRPRMSRPSTLNAFDIISFSRGFDLSGLFEETGDETRFLSQEPVSTIITKLEEISKAVSFTARRKDCRVSLEGTRGGGEMGPLTIAAEIFELTPSIVVVEVKKKSGDRGAYEDFCNKELKPGLRHLVLEPDYNAKTLS
- the LOC122048279 gene encoding trihelix transcription factor ASIL2-like — its product is MERKEGGPYRPPNPALPYREDCWSEGETSALVDAWGDRYLDLNRGNLRQKHWQEVADAVNSRRGAAGRRPPRTDVQCKNRIDTLKKKYKIEKGRIASGSVAAVSQWPFFSRLDTLIGSSVAAVPTAHSVKKRALSPPLALALPYHRKGAPLPVATSLLPFDWKEKRPTAAALAVDDSIFWRAAAAAAAAEEDDDEEEEEAEEDVGSPSGSSERRCKRALEREGNEIRELARAIERFSDIYENVEVAKQQQMMEMEKQRMEFDKELEFQRMQMFVDLQVQLAKIKRTK